In Prunus dulcis chromosome 1, ALMONDv2, whole genome shotgun sequence, the following are encoded in one genomic region:
- the LOC117627219 gene encoding trafficking protein particle complex II-specific subunit 120 homolog isoform X1 yields the protein MEPDVSIETSSMIRVAVLPIGHVPPVLLRDYHSMLLRHQTIPLSAISSFYTEHQKSPFSNQPWDSGSLRFKFIVGGAPPSPWEDFQSNRKTLAVIGICHCPSSPDLDSVIDQFDSARRAYASALVDRCFAFCPGDSQLEDGSKKGGNLMLFPPADRATQEFHLQTMMQDIAASLLMEFEKWVLKAEPAGTIVKTPLDSQATLNSEEVIKAKKRRLGRAQKTMGDYCLLAGSPVDANAHYTTALELARLTGDFFWYAGALEGNVCALLIDRMGEKDSAVEDEVRFRYSSVISHYRKSFIQEHAQRVSPLTFELEATLKMARFLCRRELAKEVVGYLTSAADGAKSLIDASDRLVLYVEIARLYGTLGYQRKAAFFSRQVAQLYLQQDNRLAAISAMQVLAMTTRAYRVQSRASAEDSPSKKEIGSSLAEGGKMLHQSVVSLFESQWSTLQMVVLREILLSAVRAGDPLAAWGAAARLLRSYYPLITPAGQNGLASALSNSADRLPSGTRCADPALPFIRLYSFPMHPSQMDIVKRNPAREDWWAGAANTGPFIYTPFSKGDANTNTKQELIWIVGEPVQILVELANPCGFDLRVDSIYLAVPSGNFDAFPVTVNLPPNSSKVVTLSGIPTSVGMVTIPGCTVHCFGVITEHLFKDVDNLLLGATQGLVLSDPFRCCGSARLKNISVPNISVVPPLPLLVSRVVGGDGAIILHEGEIHDLWISLANAGTVPVEQAHVSLSGKNQDSVISIASETLNSALPLRPGAEVTLPVTLRAWRHVLADADTAGRSGSGGTVRHSKDGSNPTLLIHYAGPLTNIGDPATNKSAVPPGRRLVVPLQICVLQGLSFVKARLLSMEIPAQVGENLPKPVHIEDSPTEALSSPTKMDRLVKIDPFRGSWGLRFLELELSNPTDVVFEITVSVQLENFSHDHRLSGDRDAAEYGYPKTRIDRDCSARVLIPLEHFKLPVLDDSFFVKDNLPDGANSGRNSSFSERNTKAELNASIKNLISKIKVRWQSGRNSSGELNIKDAIQAALQTSVMDVLLPDPLTFCFRLSRYALEPENSSSHNSPNVQVHSAAAKGSVLAHEMTPMEVVVRNNTKEKIKMSLSITCRDVAGENCVEGTKATVLCSGVLSGINVEVPSLQEIKHSFSLYFLVPGEYTLVAASVIDDANDILRARARTKSSDEPIFCRGPPYHVRVVGTA from the exons ATGGAGCCGGACGTCAGCATCGAAACCAGCTCCATGATCCGCGTGGCGGTCCTCCCCATCGGCCACGTGCCCCCCGTCCTCCTGCGCGACTACCACTCGATGCTGCTCCGCCACCAGACGATCCCTCTCTCCGCCATCAGCTCCTTCTACACTGAGCACCAGAAGTCCCCATTTTCAAATCAGCCATGGGACTCCGGCAGCCTCCGGTTTAAGTTCATCGTCGGTGGGGCCCCACCGTCCCCCTGGGAGGACTTTCAGTCCAATCGCAAAACCCTAGCCGTCATCGGCATCTGCCACTGCCCCTCGTCGCCCGATCTCGACTCGGTCATCGACCAATTCGACTCGGCTCGCCGTGCCTACGCCTCTGCCCTCGTCGATCGCTGCTTCGCCTTCTGCCCCGGCGATTCTCAG tTGGAGGATGGGAGCAAGAAAGGTGGGAACTTGATGCTGTTTCCGCCAGCAGATCGGGCGACGCAAGAGTTTCACTTGCAGACGATGATGCAGGACATAGCGGCGTCGTTGCTGATGGAGTTTGAGAAATGGGTGCTGAAAGCTGAGCCTGCAGGGACTATTGTCAAGACGCCTTTGGATTCTCAAGCTACTCTCAACTCAGAGGAG GTTATAAAGGCGAAGAAACGGAGGCTTGGGCGTGCCCAGAAGACAATGGGTGATTATTGCTTGTTGGCAGGGTCACCTGTTGATGCTAATGCTCATTATACTACTGCACTAGAACTTGCTAGGTTGACTGGAGATTTTTTCTGGTATGCTGGTGCATTGGAGGGAAATGTCTGTGCCTTACTG ATTGATCGAATGGGCGAAAAGGATTCGGCTGTGGAAGATGAAGTTAGATTTCGGTATAGTAGTGTCATCTCGCACTACAGGAAGTCATTTATACAAGAGCACGCTCAGAG AGTTTCACCCTTAACTTTTGAACTAGAGGCTACTTTGAAAATGGCAAGGTTTCTTTGCAG ACGAGAGCTGGCTAAGGAGGTAGTGGGATACCTAACAAGTGCAGCAGATGGTGCTAAGTCTCTTATTGATGCCAGTGATAGACTCGTATTATATGTTGAAATAGCTCGGTTATACGGAACTCTTGGTTATCAGCGAAAAGCTGCTTTTTTCTCGAGGCAGGTAGCTCAGTTATATTTGCAACAAGATAATAGACTGGCTGCTATTAGTGCAATGCAAGTTTTAGCAATGACCACAAGAGCATATCGTGTTCAAAGTAGAGCTTCCGCAGAAGACTCTCCTTCCAAA AAGGAAATTGGATCAAGTCTTGCTGAGGGTGGGAAAATGCTCCACCAGTCAGTAGTCTCTCTATTTGAGTCTCAGTGGAGCACACTACAGATGGTTGTACTAAGAGAAATTCTTCTATCTGCCGTCCGTGCAGGAGATCCTCTTGCTGCCTGGGGGGCAGCTGCAAGACTACTAAGATCATATTATCCCTTAATTACACCAGCTGGGCAAAATGGCCTTGCTAGTGCACTTTCAAATTCAGCAGATAGATTGCCCTCGGGAACTCGCTGTGCTGACCCTGCTTTACCTTTCATTAG ATTGTATTCTTTTCCTATGCATCCTTCGCAAATGGACATTGTAAAGCGCAATCCAGCAAGAGAAGACTGGTGGGCAGGAGCTGCTAATACTGGGCCTTTTATTTATACGCCATTTAGCAAGGGAGATGCAAATACTAACACCAAACAGGAGCTGATTTGGATTGTTGGAGAaccagttcagattttggTCGAACTGGCAAACCCATGTGGCTTTGATTTGAGGGTTGATAGTATATATCTCGCAGTGCCTTCAGGAAATTTTGATGCTTTTCCAGTTACTGTAAACCTTCCACCCAATTCATCAAAGGTGGTCACTTTATCTGGGATCCCGACTTCAGTGGGGATGGTAACAATTCCTGGGTGCACTGTCCACTGCTTTGGTGTTATTACTGAACACCTGTTTAAGGATGTTGACAATCTGCTCCTTGGAGCTACACAAGGACTTGTGCTTTCTGACCCATTCAGATGCTGTGGGTCTGCGAGGTTGAAAAATATATCTGTTCCAAACATTTCTGTGGTACCACCATTACCATTGCTGGTTTCACGTGTTGTCGGGGGTGACGGTGCAATCATTCTACATGAAGGTGAAATTCATGATTTATGGATAAGTCTGGCTAATGCAGGTACTGTTCCAGTTGAGCAAGCACATGTATCACTCTCAGGAAAAAACCAAGATTCTGTTATCTCGATTGCATCTGAAACCTTAAACTCAGCCCTCCCGTTGAGGCCTGGTGCAGAAGTGACTTTACCTGTGACCTTAAGAGCTTGGCGGCATGTCTTAGCAGATGCAGATACTGCAGGCAGGAGTGGCTCTGGAGGCACTGTGAGGCATTCTAAGGATGGAAGTAACCCCACATTGTTGATCCATTATGCAG GGCCTCTGACAAATATTGGAGATCCTGCTACAAATAAATCTGCTGTTCCCCCTGGCAGGCGCCTGGTTGTTCCTTTGCAGATTTGTGTTTTGCAGGGTTTGTCTTTTGTAAAGGCTCGTCTGCTCTCAATGGAGATTCCTGCGCAAGTGGGTGAAAACCTTCCAAAACCAGTTCATATAGAAGATAGCCCTACTGAAGCTCTTAGTTCTCCAACTAAGATGGACAGATTGGTGAAGATTGATCCTTTCAGAGGAAGTTGGGGACTGCGCTTTCTTGAACTTGAGCTGTCTAATCCCACTGATGTTGTCTTTGAAATTACTGTTTCAGTCCAGCTGGAGAACTTTAGTCATGATCATAGACTTTCTGGAGATCGAGATGCTGCTGAGTATGGTTACCCTAAAACAAGAATTGATCGAGATTGCTCCGCAAGGGTACTGATACCACTGGAGCATTTTAAATTACCAGTTCTTGATGATTCTTTCTTTGTGAAGGATAATCTGCCAGATGGGGCTAATAGTGGCAGAAATTCAAGCTTTTCAGAAAGGAATACTAAAGCGGAACTTAATGCTTCTATCAAGAACCTCATATCTAAAATAAAGGTTAGGTGGCAATCAGGGCGGAACAGCTCTGGGGAGTTAAATATCAAGGATGCTATACAGGCAGCCCTTCAGACATCAGTTATGGATGTACTGCTGCCAGACCCATTGACATTTTGCTTCAGGCTTTCTAGATATGCCCTTGAACCTGAAAATTCTAGTTCGCACAATTCTCCCAATGTTCAAGTTCACTCTGCTGCAGCTAAGGGTTCTGTGCTGGCGCATGAAATGACTCCGATGGAAGTCGTGGTTCGTAATAACACAAAGGAGAAGATCAAGATGAGTCTTAGCATCACATGCAGAGATGTTGCTGGAGAGAATTGCGTAGAGGGTACAAAGGCAACTGTCTTGTGTTCGG GTGTTTTGAGCGGGATCAATGTGGAGGTTCCTTCGCTTCAAGAAATCAagcattctttctctctgtATTTTCTTGTCCCAGGAGAGTACACGCTGGTAGCGGCCTCGGTGATCGATGATGCTAATGATATTCTCAGGGCTCGCGCAAGAACTAAATCCTCCGATGAGCCGATTTTCTGCCGTGGGCCCCCATATCATGTTCGTGTTGTTGGGACTGCATGA
- the LOC117627219 gene encoding trafficking protein particle complex II-specific subunit 120 homolog isoform X2, with amino-acid sequence MEPDVSIETSSMIRVAVLPIGHVPPVLLRDYHSMLLRHQTIPLSAISSFYTEHQKSPFSNQPWDSGSLRFKFIVGGAPPSPWEDFQSNRKTLAVIGICHCPSSPDLDSVIDQFDSARRAYASALVDRCFAFCPGDSQLEDGSKKGGNLMLFPPADRATQEFHLQTMMQDIAASLLMEFEKWVLKAEPAGTIVKTPLDSQATLNSEEVIKAKKRRLGRAQKTMGDYCLLAGSPVDANAHYTTALELARLTGDFFWYAGALEGNVCALLIDRMGEKDSAVEDEVRFRYSSVISHYRKSFIQEHAQRVSPLTFELEATLKMARFLCRRELAKEVVGYLTSAADGAKSLIDASDRLVLYVEIARLYGTLGYQRKAAFFSRQVAQLYLQQDNRLAAISAMQVLAMTTRAYRVQSRASAEDSPSKEIGSSLAEGGKMLHQSVVSLFESQWSTLQMVVLREILLSAVRAGDPLAAWGAAARLLRSYYPLITPAGQNGLASALSNSADRLPSGTRCADPALPFIRLYSFPMHPSQMDIVKRNPAREDWWAGAANTGPFIYTPFSKGDANTNTKQELIWIVGEPVQILVELANPCGFDLRVDSIYLAVPSGNFDAFPVTVNLPPNSSKVVTLSGIPTSVGMVTIPGCTVHCFGVITEHLFKDVDNLLLGATQGLVLSDPFRCCGSARLKNISVPNISVVPPLPLLVSRVVGGDGAIILHEGEIHDLWISLANAGTVPVEQAHVSLSGKNQDSVISIASETLNSALPLRPGAEVTLPVTLRAWRHVLADADTAGRSGSGGTVRHSKDGSNPTLLIHYAGPLTNIGDPATNKSAVPPGRRLVVPLQICVLQGLSFVKARLLSMEIPAQVGENLPKPVHIEDSPTEALSSPTKMDRLVKIDPFRGSWGLRFLELELSNPTDVVFEITVSVQLENFSHDHRLSGDRDAAEYGYPKTRIDRDCSARVLIPLEHFKLPVLDDSFFVKDNLPDGANSGRNSSFSERNTKAELNASIKNLISKIKVRWQSGRNSSGELNIKDAIQAALQTSVMDVLLPDPLTFCFRLSRYALEPENSSSHNSPNVQVHSAAAKGSVLAHEMTPMEVVVRNNTKEKIKMSLSITCRDVAGENCVEGTKATVLCSGVLSGINVEVPSLQEIKHSFSLYFLVPGEYTLVAASVIDDANDILRARARTKSSDEPIFCRGPPYHVRVVGTA; translated from the exons ATGGAGCCGGACGTCAGCATCGAAACCAGCTCCATGATCCGCGTGGCGGTCCTCCCCATCGGCCACGTGCCCCCCGTCCTCCTGCGCGACTACCACTCGATGCTGCTCCGCCACCAGACGATCCCTCTCTCCGCCATCAGCTCCTTCTACACTGAGCACCAGAAGTCCCCATTTTCAAATCAGCCATGGGACTCCGGCAGCCTCCGGTTTAAGTTCATCGTCGGTGGGGCCCCACCGTCCCCCTGGGAGGACTTTCAGTCCAATCGCAAAACCCTAGCCGTCATCGGCATCTGCCACTGCCCCTCGTCGCCCGATCTCGACTCGGTCATCGACCAATTCGACTCGGCTCGCCGTGCCTACGCCTCTGCCCTCGTCGATCGCTGCTTCGCCTTCTGCCCCGGCGATTCTCAG tTGGAGGATGGGAGCAAGAAAGGTGGGAACTTGATGCTGTTTCCGCCAGCAGATCGGGCGACGCAAGAGTTTCACTTGCAGACGATGATGCAGGACATAGCGGCGTCGTTGCTGATGGAGTTTGAGAAATGGGTGCTGAAAGCTGAGCCTGCAGGGACTATTGTCAAGACGCCTTTGGATTCTCAAGCTACTCTCAACTCAGAGGAG GTTATAAAGGCGAAGAAACGGAGGCTTGGGCGTGCCCAGAAGACAATGGGTGATTATTGCTTGTTGGCAGGGTCACCTGTTGATGCTAATGCTCATTATACTACTGCACTAGAACTTGCTAGGTTGACTGGAGATTTTTTCTGGTATGCTGGTGCATTGGAGGGAAATGTCTGTGCCTTACTG ATTGATCGAATGGGCGAAAAGGATTCGGCTGTGGAAGATGAAGTTAGATTTCGGTATAGTAGTGTCATCTCGCACTACAGGAAGTCATTTATACAAGAGCACGCTCAGAG AGTTTCACCCTTAACTTTTGAACTAGAGGCTACTTTGAAAATGGCAAGGTTTCTTTGCAG ACGAGAGCTGGCTAAGGAGGTAGTGGGATACCTAACAAGTGCAGCAGATGGTGCTAAGTCTCTTATTGATGCCAGTGATAGACTCGTATTATATGTTGAAATAGCTCGGTTATACGGAACTCTTGGTTATCAGCGAAAAGCTGCTTTTTTCTCGAGGCAGGTAGCTCAGTTATATTTGCAACAAGATAATAGACTGGCTGCTATTAGTGCAATGCAAGTTTTAGCAATGACCACAAGAGCATATCGTGTTCAAAGTAGAGCTTCCGCAGAAGACTCTCCTTCCAAA GAAATTGGATCAAGTCTTGCTGAGGGTGGGAAAATGCTCCACCAGTCAGTAGTCTCTCTATTTGAGTCTCAGTGGAGCACACTACAGATGGTTGTACTAAGAGAAATTCTTCTATCTGCCGTCCGTGCAGGAGATCCTCTTGCTGCCTGGGGGGCAGCTGCAAGACTACTAAGATCATATTATCCCTTAATTACACCAGCTGGGCAAAATGGCCTTGCTAGTGCACTTTCAAATTCAGCAGATAGATTGCCCTCGGGAACTCGCTGTGCTGACCCTGCTTTACCTTTCATTAG ATTGTATTCTTTTCCTATGCATCCTTCGCAAATGGACATTGTAAAGCGCAATCCAGCAAGAGAAGACTGGTGGGCAGGAGCTGCTAATACTGGGCCTTTTATTTATACGCCATTTAGCAAGGGAGATGCAAATACTAACACCAAACAGGAGCTGATTTGGATTGTTGGAGAaccagttcagattttggTCGAACTGGCAAACCCATGTGGCTTTGATTTGAGGGTTGATAGTATATATCTCGCAGTGCCTTCAGGAAATTTTGATGCTTTTCCAGTTACTGTAAACCTTCCACCCAATTCATCAAAGGTGGTCACTTTATCTGGGATCCCGACTTCAGTGGGGATGGTAACAATTCCTGGGTGCACTGTCCACTGCTTTGGTGTTATTACTGAACACCTGTTTAAGGATGTTGACAATCTGCTCCTTGGAGCTACACAAGGACTTGTGCTTTCTGACCCATTCAGATGCTGTGGGTCTGCGAGGTTGAAAAATATATCTGTTCCAAACATTTCTGTGGTACCACCATTACCATTGCTGGTTTCACGTGTTGTCGGGGGTGACGGTGCAATCATTCTACATGAAGGTGAAATTCATGATTTATGGATAAGTCTGGCTAATGCAGGTACTGTTCCAGTTGAGCAAGCACATGTATCACTCTCAGGAAAAAACCAAGATTCTGTTATCTCGATTGCATCTGAAACCTTAAACTCAGCCCTCCCGTTGAGGCCTGGTGCAGAAGTGACTTTACCTGTGACCTTAAGAGCTTGGCGGCATGTCTTAGCAGATGCAGATACTGCAGGCAGGAGTGGCTCTGGAGGCACTGTGAGGCATTCTAAGGATGGAAGTAACCCCACATTGTTGATCCATTATGCAG GGCCTCTGACAAATATTGGAGATCCTGCTACAAATAAATCTGCTGTTCCCCCTGGCAGGCGCCTGGTTGTTCCTTTGCAGATTTGTGTTTTGCAGGGTTTGTCTTTTGTAAAGGCTCGTCTGCTCTCAATGGAGATTCCTGCGCAAGTGGGTGAAAACCTTCCAAAACCAGTTCATATAGAAGATAGCCCTACTGAAGCTCTTAGTTCTCCAACTAAGATGGACAGATTGGTGAAGATTGATCCTTTCAGAGGAAGTTGGGGACTGCGCTTTCTTGAACTTGAGCTGTCTAATCCCACTGATGTTGTCTTTGAAATTACTGTTTCAGTCCAGCTGGAGAACTTTAGTCATGATCATAGACTTTCTGGAGATCGAGATGCTGCTGAGTATGGTTACCCTAAAACAAGAATTGATCGAGATTGCTCCGCAAGGGTACTGATACCACTGGAGCATTTTAAATTACCAGTTCTTGATGATTCTTTCTTTGTGAAGGATAATCTGCCAGATGGGGCTAATAGTGGCAGAAATTCAAGCTTTTCAGAAAGGAATACTAAAGCGGAACTTAATGCTTCTATCAAGAACCTCATATCTAAAATAAAGGTTAGGTGGCAATCAGGGCGGAACAGCTCTGGGGAGTTAAATATCAAGGATGCTATACAGGCAGCCCTTCAGACATCAGTTATGGATGTACTGCTGCCAGACCCATTGACATTTTGCTTCAGGCTTTCTAGATATGCCCTTGAACCTGAAAATTCTAGTTCGCACAATTCTCCCAATGTTCAAGTTCACTCTGCTGCAGCTAAGGGTTCTGTGCTGGCGCATGAAATGACTCCGATGGAAGTCGTGGTTCGTAATAACACAAAGGAGAAGATCAAGATGAGTCTTAGCATCACATGCAGAGATGTTGCTGGAGAGAATTGCGTAGAGGGTACAAAGGCAACTGTCTTGTGTTCGG GTGTTTTGAGCGGGATCAATGTGGAGGTTCCTTCGCTTCAAGAAATCAagcattctttctctctgtATTTTCTTGTCCCAGGAGAGTACACGCTGGTAGCGGCCTCGGTGATCGATGATGCTAATGATATTCTCAGGGCTCGCGCAAGAACTAAATCCTCCGATGAGCCGATTTTCTGCCGTGGGCCCCCATATCATGTTCGTGTTGTTGGGACTGCATGA
- the LOC117627219 gene encoding trafficking protein particle complex II-specific subunit 120 homolog isoform X3 — protein sequence MGDYCLLAGSPVDANAHYTTALELARLTGDFFWYAGALEGNVCALLIDRMGEKDSAVEDEVRFRYSSVISHYRKSFIQEHAQRVSPLTFELEATLKMARFLCRRELAKEVVGYLTSAADGAKSLIDASDRLVLYVEIARLYGTLGYQRKAAFFSRQVAQLYLQQDNRLAAISAMQVLAMTTRAYRVQSRASAEDSPSKKEIGSSLAEGGKMLHQSVVSLFESQWSTLQMVVLREILLSAVRAGDPLAAWGAAARLLRSYYPLITPAGQNGLASALSNSADRLPSGTRCADPALPFIRLYSFPMHPSQMDIVKRNPAREDWWAGAANTGPFIYTPFSKGDANTNTKQELIWIVGEPVQILVELANPCGFDLRVDSIYLAVPSGNFDAFPVTVNLPPNSSKVVTLSGIPTSVGMVTIPGCTVHCFGVITEHLFKDVDNLLLGATQGLVLSDPFRCCGSARLKNISVPNISVVPPLPLLVSRVVGGDGAIILHEGEIHDLWISLANAGTVPVEQAHVSLSGKNQDSVISIASETLNSALPLRPGAEVTLPVTLRAWRHVLADADTAGRSGSGGTVRHSKDGSNPTLLIHYAGPLTNIGDPATNKSAVPPGRRLVVPLQICVLQGLSFVKARLLSMEIPAQVGENLPKPVHIEDSPTEALSSPTKMDRLVKIDPFRGSWGLRFLELELSNPTDVVFEITVSVQLENFSHDHRLSGDRDAAEYGYPKTRIDRDCSARVLIPLEHFKLPVLDDSFFVKDNLPDGANSGRNSSFSERNTKAELNASIKNLISKIKVRWQSGRNSSGELNIKDAIQAALQTSVMDVLLPDPLTFCFRLSRYALEPENSSSHNSPNVQVHSAAAKGSVLAHEMTPMEVVVRNNTKEKIKMSLSITCRDVAGENCVEGTKATVLCSGVLSGINVEVPSLQEIKHSFSLYFLVPGEYTLVAASVIDDANDILRARARTKSSDEPIFCRGPPYHVRVVGTA from the exons ATGGGTGATTATTGCTTGTTGGCAGGGTCACCTGTTGATGCTAATGCTCATTATACTACTGCACTAGAACTTGCTAGGTTGACTGGAGATTTTTTCTGGTATGCTGGTGCATTGGAGGGAAATGTCTGTGCCTTACTG ATTGATCGAATGGGCGAAAAGGATTCGGCTGTGGAAGATGAAGTTAGATTTCGGTATAGTAGTGTCATCTCGCACTACAGGAAGTCATTTATACAAGAGCACGCTCAGAG AGTTTCACCCTTAACTTTTGAACTAGAGGCTACTTTGAAAATGGCAAGGTTTCTTTGCAG ACGAGAGCTGGCTAAGGAGGTAGTGGGATACCTAACAAGTGCAGCAGATGGTGCTAAGTCTCTTATTGATGCCAGTGATAGACTCGTATTATATGTTGAAATAGCTCGGTTATACGGAACTCTTGGTTATCAGCGAAAAGCTGCTTTTTTCTCGAGGCAGGTAGCTCAGTTATATTTGCAACAAGATAATAGACTGGCTGCTATTAGTGCAATGCAAGTTTTAGCAATGACCACAAGAGCATATCGTGTTCAAAGTAGAGCTTCCGCAGAAGACTCTCCTTCCAAA AAGGAAATTGGATCAAGTCTTGCTGAGGGTGGGAAAATGCTCCACCAGTCAGTAGTCTCTCTATTTGAGTCTCAGTGGAGCACACTACAGATGGTTGTACTAAGAGAAATTCTTCTATCTGCCGTCCGTGCAGGAGATCCTCTTGCTGCCTGGGGGGCAGCTGCAAGACTACTAAGATCATATTATCCCTTAATTACACCAGCTGGGCAAAATGGCCTTGCTAGTGCACTTTCAAATTCAGCAGATAGATTGCCCTCGGGAACTCGCTGTGCTGACCCTGCTTTACCTTTCATTAG ATTGTATTCTTTTCCTATGCATCCTTCGCAAATGGACATTGTAAAGCGCAATCCAGCAAGAGAAGACTGGTGGGCAGGAGCTGCTAATACTGGGCCTTTTATTTATACGCCATTTAGCAAGGGAGATGCAAATACTAACACCAAACAGGAGCTGATTTGGATTGTTGGAGAaccagttcagattttggTCGAACTGGCAAACCCATGTGGCTTTGATTTGAGGGTTGATAGTATATATCTCGCAGTGCCTTCAGGAAATTTTGATGCTTTTCCAGTTACTGTAAACCTTCCACCCAATTCATCAAAGGTGGTCACTTTATCTGGGATCCCGACTTCAGTGGGGATGGTAACAATTCCTGGGTGCACTGTCCACTGCTTTGGTGTTATTACTGAACACCTGTTTAAGGATGTTGACAATCTGCTCCTTGGAGCTACACAAGGACTTGTGCTTTCTGACCCATTCAGATGCTGTGGGTCTGCGAGGTTGAAAAATATATCTGTTCCAAACATTTCTGTGGTACCACCATTACCATTGCTGGTTTCACGTGTTGTCGGGGGTGACGGTGCAATCATTCTACATGAAGGTGAAATTCATGATTTATGGATAAGTCTGGCTAATGCAGGTACTGTTCCAGTTGAGCAAGCACATGTATCACTCTCAGGAAAAAACCAAGATTCTGTTATCTCGATTGCATCTGAAACCTTAAACTCAGCCCTCCCGTTGAGGCCTGGTGCAGAAGTGACTTTACCTGTGACCTTAAGAGCTTGGCGGCATGTCTTAGCAGATGCAGATACTGCAGGCAGGAGTGGCTCTGGAGGCACTGTGAGGCATTCTAAGGATGGAAGTAACCCCACATTGTTGATCCATTATGCAG GGCCTCTGACAAATATTGGAGATCCTGCTACAAATAAATCTGCTGTTCCCCCTGGCAGGCGCCTGGTTGTTCCTTTGCAGATTTGTGTTTTGCAGGGTTTGTCTTTTGTAAAGGCTCGTCTGCTCTCAATGGAGATTCCTGCGCAAGTGGGTGAAAACCTTCCAAAACCAGTTCATATAGAAGATAGCCCTACTGAAGCTCTTAGTTCTCCAACTAAGATGGACAGATTGGTGAAGATTGATCCTTTCAGAGGAAGTTGGGGACTGCGCTTTCTTGAACTTGAGCTGTCTAATCCCACTGATGTTGTCTTTGAAATTACTGTTTCAGTCCAGCTGGAGAACTTTAGTCATGATCATAGACTTTCTGGAGATCGAGATGCTGCTGAGTATGGTTACCCTAAAACAAGAATTGATCGAGATTGCTCCGCAAGGGTACTGATACCACTGGAGCATTTTAAATTACCAGTTCTTGATGATTCTTTCTTTGTGAAGGATAATCTGCCAGATGGGGCTAATAGTGGCAGAAATTCAAGCTTTTCAGAAAGGAATACTAAAGCGGAACTTAATGCTTCTATCAAGAACCTCATATCTAAAATAAAGGTTAGGTGGCAATCAGGGCGGAACAGCTCTGGGGAGTTAAATATCAAGGATGCTATACAGGCAGCCCTTCAGACATCAGTTATGGATGTACTGCTGCCAGACCCATTGACATTTTGCTTCAGGCTTTCTAGATATGCCCTTGAACCTGAAAATTCTAGTTCGCACAATTCTCCCAATGTTCAAGTTCACTCTGCTGCAGCTAAGGGTTCTGTGCTGGCGCATGAAATGACTCCGATGGAAGTCGTGGTTCGTAATAACACAAAGGAGAAGATCAAGATGAGTCTTAGCATCACATGCAGAGATGTTGCTGGAGAGAATTGCGTAGAGGGTACAAAGGCAACTGTCTTGTGTTCGG GTGTTTTGAGCGGGATCAATGTGGAGGTTCCTTCGCTTCAAGAAATCAagcattctttctctctgtATTTTCTTGTCCCAGGAGAGTACACGCTGGTAGCGGCCTCGGTGATCGATGATGCTAATGATATTCTCAGGGCTCGCGCAAGAACTAAATCCTCCGATGAGCCGATTTTCTGCCGTGGGCCCCCATATCATGTTCGTGTTGTTGGGACTGCATGA